CGTCGACCCTTGGGGACACACTGGAATCTAGGTCCACTGTGTGGCAATTCATGTGTGGTTTTTTGATTAATTGCAGATGTGTTTGGTGCTGTAATATGCCCcactaaagcacaaaataaactgaaatgacAATAGCCTTAAAGGAATTATATTATCAAGCATGCAAAATAcacatatttgctttcttgccaagagttagatatGTAGCTAGAGCAAGCAGGTGATTAGATTAGCTTGGAATAAAAAGTGGAAACAGCTAGTTTATTCTGACTAGCAGCACATCTAAGGCTTACTAATTAACAGCAACAgaaatttaaagaaaacaagCTGTGGTTTTATGGGGAGTCTAGTGCTTTCTTAGTGAACAGCGTCTGGGTGCAGTAACTTCATGGAGTTTTATAATTACTCGAGattccaggaagtcactgcacccAGGCTTTGGGCACCAAGAACAAGTAACAGCACATAAATCCCAGTTAAactccccctgcttccagtctttgtgttaAAGGTGCAGTAGAATGCTCATTGTCATACCTGTATTTAGAGTTTCCACGaggaaatgtttacatgcttcaATGTTTAAAAAACGCATTATATTTCTCATACTGTCCATTCCTTGAGCACATCTTTTCACCCTCTTTCTGAACATTCTGTGTTCGAAAcagaaggcagttgcctcgctgcctcgCTACCGTAGTAGACAGCTTCCtaagaaggcatcactttcaaatGAAGGCATCTCAGTTAACATTGgtttcgaacagccttctagCATGCTGTCTTGCGTGACGCTAGtcttagcatcagctaactagctattgaaaaggcaaatggctaacagacgcctcagaaatcatacttaacaaacttggttggtttcAGTCACGGGCTAATGTGATAGTTCAGTGTTAAGTTCTCGCCAACTTTTCAAAAATTGTagcgagaaaactactaaaaacttttaaagaTGTATTTGTCAACGTGTTTGTCCACCGTCTTGACCATTGTTCgtaagcagcagcagccacagccGTACTGGTTTATGGGTAATAGGCAGCATGAAGTCACCATCGATGCTACGTTACAGGGGCAGTTTGAAGTCATCTTACGAGACAGAAAGAGATCGTTTCagcctgttagacaccttctgagacaccAGTTTAGCCCGTTTCGAACACAACGTctgttttagctcctgtctccTGGGCCACCCTCCCTGAAAGCTcacttgcttctgattggccaacttccccTAAAATGGGCGGGGCTTCGCAGCACTGCACAGAATCAAGGCCTGTTATGAGAGACTAGAGGTGTGTCTCATTTCACGCCCTTCCGTAAAGTTGAGCGTGGAACGctggacacttctcaccctcaacAGCCACCATCAGGGGCATTTCCAGGCTCTTAAAACATTGGAgtcttagcccagcccagaaatctttcatgttttcacctgttttcaccCTCCCCAGCCTACCAAAAGTAGGcctaaagcaacagtaaatgacctCTACTTGTACCAtctacaaaaaaaaccaaaaacgcACAGTAACTTCAACTGTCTCATTTTCTGTTGCTACCTGCAAACTGAACCTTGTcttctacattttaattattaaatatcataggtcatataaatacatttattatgattattataattactactgataataattaacactaaacacaaaacacaacattcagGTCAcatgtgacaattcaaaatataaaaatatagtttaatataatgcagtaggccagtggtcggcaataggcggcccccGGGCCAGAACTGGCCCGCCAACAATAATGCAGCacgtgctttattgtgagcatgtgcaaaagtgtccttataattaatttgttaaacaagggagagaaaaaatatCTGCAGTTATTTGGAATCAACCTTACAACCTTCCTAACGGGAGTCCTGCACAGTACCAAttgtcatgttattctctcgCTACTTTGAGGCAGACTGTTTGTGTAGCAAATATATTGACAAGAAACTGACCAACATTTTGGTTACAGTgcttgcttcttttttttttaaattgctttaattttatataattcttataattttattataattcttatttatgcataaatatattatacagctgctctgcctcaaaaTTTACCGATTTACAGAGTACTAGCTACACTAGCTAAGTTAGCTAcacagttagctgtgcagctagccgtcctattcatagttttcacatgACGTCACGTTCCAAGGAAAACGCTTACATGGAGGGCTagaaagacgttattttccgatgcctgccaaccaataagcaagtgatacactgttactttgagttgctggaaatgctagatggttgttgtgctttcggatgcactaatcgaGGTGAAGAGAAGCCTGGGCTgtggtgagggattccccattAGGTAAACATAAACATACCACAGTCGAGCAGCGGCAtggacctggcggtttttaatgGTAGAAATGcagcagcggatgctgtaacgttatatggatcagatatgcccgacacttgcagtttgtgttcatatctttctttttcttaagttgaaaggtgatccaaacaAAATTTGAGTGCTTTAGCGGCGTCTCTACGGGGAGTCacggtgtgagccgctatgttggtctgttgttttgccctccaggtccccacgcacgtgactgaaaactatgatgATTCTGCCCAGAATGGAAGCTTGCTGCTCTGgggatgtgtttgtgtttacacctctaacaTTAGTACAGAAGATTTGGACCGCTGGTTCAGAGCCAGCTGAAAACAGGAGCTACTGTTAGCAACAGCTAGCAGTTAGCAAATCACatcataaatcacagagttgaggcagagcagccagagaaCATCAaggagggaaaaccagaaaatatttcccTTTCCTTCACAACCGTAAAAGCACTATGAGCTAATATATACTCCATGGCAACcggcagcgcttgtagaagcagcagctggtagttccttcaaactttgctacacttttgttttctaTCTGTTTTTTCtccggctttattgccaaaacatgtgTTATCTCTGACATAAATATAGTCATTGGAAGATAAAGACGGGGTTTTTGGATTCAAGAGCAGCAGAACAGACCGGACCAGGCGCCACGACGGGTGttgtgatcgctcagaggagaggaaagccaggagaggagccatgctggcccagcttggacttaattctgctcctaaaatGGGACTCATATTGACCAGACAacagaattcagagactgtgCACATCACACGCAGGTATGATGACACAGGTATGTGACATCATACCTGCgccatcccggatcaagcactacgcaggtggtccatgttccgagctgtcagcgcaagacgagatgagaggaggtggactgtGTTTTTTACATCGAttatgcttggtgctcaaacgcattcaagatggactctgtttcccaagtGTCAAACTGTTTATTgcgaagatgaaactttcatattatcatcaaattcaaaaaatgcactgtggaatgtttaGGGTGTATACGtgtctgtatttttatatataaataactgtatgtatagttttattttatgttaccatattttgaTATAGGCCTAGACTTAAttacatgttgtgtgtgtagcatgaaggaagtccaaattttgttttgttatgcagccttgtgctgtataataactaataaacaaccttatACCTACTAGTGAATGTGAGTTcactccttttagctctgtttttggtcttcaccgactcctgagggaaatatctgccTCTGTAGCAGCTAAGTGCTGCACTATGTTCACCAGGTagtcgctaactgtgtctgtcaggTTGGTGCTAAGCAGGTAGTGTATAGTTTGTTTATCAGagattttgtttgctttaaacTGTGTCTGGAAACGACCAAACGAGAGGGGTGAGTGAACCAAATAACAAAACCTTCAGTTAAAAGATTtcatagagctgaggggaactgcagaacTGGGTCACTACAAGTGAtcactttcacattacacatgaTCATTTGATCtatttttatgaaataaatagtgattataacaactttAAAGATACAGTCTCGTGTATCAGCATGAATGAGTAAGGCTACATTATGTATACTAAACTcttaacaaaaaacaagtacacCAGCAACAGCCAGATTAatcactgatcactgatcaTGCACTTGTGCATGCACACTTGCAAATGAACACATAGATAGGGGAATAGATACATCTAGAAAAACATACGTACATATTTATAAAGTCTACGCGCATGCatgcacatggacacacacgCTTATAATCATAagcacatacacatatgcaACACATGTTAATGACTGTGATGTGGCTGTTGTGCAATCATGTAAGAAATGTTGCTATTTCTTACGTGCTTTTTGTTCTTGACTGGGGTGTTTAGTAATGGTGATATGTTGTGATCTTTTTTAAGCAGAGGAGCCTAACCAGGGACAGGGGTAGCAAATTAGTCAGGGCTAGAACACTATATGCAACACATCTGTTTCATGTTCCAATGTATTTTCCCTgtctctaaaacacacacacaaaagaaataagatAAGGGGTGAGTTTTTAAATACTGATGAAACAATTAACAGAGGAAGTGATTCAGATACTAGCTGGGCTACCACTTCATCAGTGATAGACACTACAGAATCTCTATAAATACATCAAGTCATGATGAAACCTTTAGTGCTAAAGACAGGTGAAGCAGTGCATTCCAGTCTCAAGGTTGTTGAAACCAGGTCCACTCTGAGCTGTGGGAACTGTGGTTCATCAGTTCTTTTGTTTTAACCAAAATATAAGTTACATATAGCTTTTAACTAATATCTCTCAAGGAACAAGTCATGGAAACATTTTACATGAAGTCGCTATTACACATCCATTATAACTCATCTTGTAGGTTATGACCGTCATACTATTTCTTCCTCTAGGAAACAGAAGCAGAACCTGGTTAAAGGAACCAAGTGTGAATATTGGCTCTACATGACCCAACACACATATTCTCAGATCCTCTCACACTGTATGTGACATGAGAAAATACAACATGCACGAGGGTCTGGGAATTGCAGAACTCTTCACATATCTCTCCTGCACTCAAAGTTTCAACCTccaaatgtaatttatattCATGAGGATATGCTGATGAGTTACATCTTGCCCTTTGTGGCTGTAGGTCAGTAAGTAGCAAACAGCTGAAAAACTGGGGGATTTTCGCCTTGCTTGAAACCAACAACCAAGGACTGAATGTCCCAGTGACGTGCAGCCTTGTAAAACTCTTTTACCTACATTTTACCTTTCTTCTAAAATCTTTTTGACACAAAATATTTCCATACGTCGCATTacatatatactatactatctccctattgatttttttctttaaccttGTAAAATTCCGTTTTTGAATCATTACCTCAAATTATAAGTGGGTCAAAAATGACCTTATAGGGGATGAATGGTACTCAACCATTCATCCTTATCTCAGTCTTGTACACAGTACATTTATTGTGACTGCACAGAACTGGTTATTAGCATTGCCACTCATTTTACACAGCAAGACAAATACATTGACAGCtgttttacattgcatttacaCTTATTACTTACTTACAAATATATGAAGGGGTATTTgcaattataattaaataagcCTACTTAATTAGCTAGCTTACATTACTATAGTTGTGgattaattaacaaaataaatagtaGCTATGTAGCTTAATTTAGTAGCTAAGTAGCACAATTTTTTGGAGAGACAGACTCTATTGGTCATCTTGATAAATGGATGATAGTTTACTAGGTGGTAGATGACATAGTGTTCACAGTTTTTTGACAGCAAACCCTTGAGGATGTCACTGAGGAGCATAGAATGAGGAGAAGACTGGAGGCATGCACTCTTACACTGCATGATTTTTGCATGATGTTATTAATGATTTAtggtgtttatatttttattaagtgTTAGCCCATCCAGTTAATGACTTATTTGTTCTACTTTAATTACAAGCGACTCTTAAAACTGACAGACACTGCTCATTTAGCAGATTATAATGCCAATTGAATCTGCAGGTTTACACAGGTCACCTCAGGGTGTGTGATTAGCTGTGCCCAACGCTGGCAGCATTTATCTGTGCCAATTAAATTACATAGCTGATTTACATCTTTGAATGTCACGGTTTTATAGTCTGCACCTGGTTAGGTGCAACAAATCTCTGCTCTGTTGccaaaacatgacaatgactgAAACAAAAGAGTCAATTACCTCCGATGTCCGGTCGCAGTTTCTTATCATATTCTTTCAGTAAATTGTTGAGGATATTCGTGGCATCGGTTTCCTGTGATTTAGGAGCCAGCATTTGGTTCACAGTGACATCCTCGTAGTCCTCCTCGTACTCGATTGTTAGAGAGCTGTAAAGGTGACATGAAAGAAGGCGAAGCCATGTAGTGTATTCTGCAGACTGCATGAACACAATGTCAGCGTCATTGAGAGTCCTTCAGATGAACTTAGAGCTAAGCATGAAGTTTTCTTCACGAAACAAGTGACAAACAGCTTATGGGAGCTTAAGTTTATCTTATCCAACGTCCCTGAACATACACATCCCCCCCCCGCTTTTTAGAGCTGTTTGAAACAAAAGTACGCCACTTACCATGTATGAAGGACAGACAGGAGTGAGACGTAAGCCAATAATTTGGGTGGCATGTTTCTCGCAGGTTGACAACAAGTAGCCCGGAGATGTGGCAGAGAACGGCGCGTGTCGGTGTCTGGACACGGTGGTCACAGCTGCTCAGAGGATACAGCGAGGGAAAAGCTCCTCATAGTTTGTAATCCAAAAGAAATTTCACTCATTGTTAAAACCAGgcgttttttgttttaaatcctTCCCCTCAGGCGTCTTTCAGACGAAGGTGCAGCTTCCCACTTGTAAGGTTGCAGATTGCGGACACTGCTTGTTTTACGCAGGTGCGCACACTCTGAATGCATCCTCACTAAAAAGCCCTGAATTCATCCTAATACTCCTCCATGGGTAAGTCTGCGTCACTCCACTTTCTTGGGAAGTACTTTGCACTTCCCATAAGAGCTGAAAAACTAAACTGAGACCCCCCAGTGTTTCTTCCTTCCTaattattttggataaaatgccacataaaaataaaacctgcTTTTGTGATTGGATTGAACTGGACTGGAATACTTTGGGAAAATAATTGAATTATAAAGCCTATTATACTGCTAGACAAGGTatacattttaactttaaagtAAGAAAAACTGTGTCTTTTATAAATTAGATCCCAGTTACCAGTATTtgcaattctttaaaaaaaaaagtcagtaaataaactttttttcttgtttgtcttgtttttcaaATGCTACTGTTATATTTTTCCattgattaattcattaattaagtAATCTTTTTAGGTGATGCACCTGCAGTTTGAGCATGGATGGTGTGGACATCTTTCTTGTTGGTTGCCACATATTAATTTGAAAGCTTGCATATCAAAGTCCTGCCATAGCTGCCAAATTTTACTAATTGACATGCAGTCTAACACAGCATAAAGCCACCTTTGCTCCAGTATTAGTAATTGTAATTGAGGGCCCTTGAGAGAGGTGAAATGCAGTAAATGAAAATGGCAAGAAATAACACAAATGAGCACACACTGTATTATATAAGGTTATCTTCTGTCAGTATTAGGATATATGAAGTTGTTCCATCTGCAGTCCCTGTAAAGGTTTTCTTCAGCGATTAATGTGACTGGCCCTTGGCCCTTCTTGGctatcatttttaaatgaatggaCATTTCTGTCTAAGcctctgtaaagcactttaactGGAATCAATCCCTCTCTCTGTCGGcctcttgtgtttttctttagacACACAAAAGATTTTTGAAGGGTAGAAATGAACTGCTGAGATGAATAATCCCTTGAGGAAGGTCAGATACCACAGTATCTCATAAATATAGTTTCATTTGGTTTTGATGGTACCAAATAAGGTGAATTGTGTCTCTACAGCATCAAAGTAAGACTAATAGCGGATCCTCTTTCAGCCTGGCAAAAGCACAAACCACAGCCACCGTAGCAACAAGAAGCTGGACACAGCTACAGGCAGCAGGCTCAATATGCGGTTTAACAGCAGTGTGATCCTCTGATATTGCTCCTGTGTGAAGTCCTGCTTCCTCCTGATAGTTGTGGCTGCCTGCTGTCATCCTCTGGTGGTTACAAAGAGAAATGCAGGAAGTGGAGGGTGCACAGCAGCATAAACAGTACAGGATTTGCAGCGGTGGGAAAATGTAGATTTTTCACTTAAAGTAGGAATTCCATTGTAGAAATACTGTGTGAcaggtaaaaacacacatttttacttaaataaaagtacaaaaggtTCAAACAATGTATATCATATTGGATTAGAGCTTGGGAATGTCCTCCTGGGGATCAAAAAAGTCTTAGTCCTGATTATGTTTTGTAGCATTAACATGAATCTGGAAATTAACTAGTtactaaagttatcaaataaatgtagtaaaatgtatatttgcctctgaaatgtagtggagtagaatgTAAATACTttgtacaagtacctcaaaagtGCAcaatttgagtaaatgtacttagttactttccaccagtGAGGATTTGCACAATAAAGGGAGGGAACCAGAGCAGCAGTATAAACATGATACGAGCTACATCATCCGTCTGAATCAACTAGGACCTTATCGTCTGCCTGTTAACCGGTGAGTCGTGTGCTGCCCACTGCAACCTCAGTGGAAatgattttttattatatattgtttttactcTAAATGCAGTCAAACAGTTTATATTCAAAACAAGCTTTATTTTAATGGGTTGATAGTTTTATATTCCAAATAACAATTATCATTTCCCCCCCATGTAATTAAACGTATAGTATTTCTAGTCTTTAATCTTTATTATGAtatgttttggattttaatttgacagattaatcaacTGAGCAAAATGGAAACCATTTTACActtaaaattaactaataaaaataactaataatGCTTTTGCCCCCATTATGTTTGATGTATTTATCCACAATTGTCCTTCATATGTTTTGCATTAAGCACATTAAGCCTGGTTTAGTCTGTAAAACTGTGATTATACAGAATAACGGCAGGAATAAAGACCATGGCTGTGCATCTTTGCATACCATCATAATGCTAGTGTaacaagaaaaaggaaacataTTGTGACCACAAATAGACACTTTAACAACTCATGGGTTTAAATctatcatatatatatttgggGGTTTTTTAATATAGGAAAGGACAGGGGAAGGTCCCATTTTACAATTGCGTTGTCTGCAATTCCACCAAAGACTTTCAATATGCAAACCTTCTCCTACAAAGAGCTAAACGGACATCctcatttttaactttaaacacaaatgcTTAGCTTACATTCAAAGTGTAAAAACCAAATCACATGTTCAGTCTTCAGAATACAGACACCTTATATGTTATCAGTACTTCAGTACATGTAGGCTGCAGATTGCTGATCAACATGTGTTTGCGATCTTTATCTTTACTTTACAGTCACAATTTTTCACAGGACGGCAGCAGTGCCACATGATTGCTAATTACCTACAACACAGTCTATGCCTACAATGTAAAGTACGCCCCCGCTTTTTGCTGTCAAAATGTTGCTTCATATGTGTCAGTACATGTCTGTTACAGTAGTGTAAATTGTATGTTTTCCTTCATTTCCTTCATTATCTTCATTTACACTCATTAGTGATGTTCAATTAATAAATCAGAGTCAAAAGTCATTCTTACGCTTCATCATTTCAGCACATATATTATTTGTATAATCATAATGAAATGACTCACACACTCTGTTATGATGATAATGAGCTTCTATTTAACATCATCTTTTGATAATGACAATTTTACTATAAAATGCCACAATGGAACAACattacaagcatcaataaagtaagagctctacaaaaaattaaaattaaaaaacaaatacttcaCTTCACCTACTTCTGTTATTTTAGTTCTGTTATTTCAGTTCTTTCACTGAACAATGAAGTAAGGTAACATTTGCTGCCATGCAGGATAAACTGTATAGAAAGTTACCACTAATCGTTTGTACTTTTACAAGTTTTCCACTGACCTTTCAAATGTCGTCGTTATGAACTATGCATCAGTGCAGAAGACTACATATCTGCATAGTACATGTCTCATCAATAATTCACTTATTAAAGTTGGTGCAATCTCTGCATGACAGCACTGTGTGAGCATTCATTCAACCACCAATTTAACACTTCTGCACAGTGCATTGTTTGGGAAGGGAACAGAAAATTGTGTCTAGTTGAAAGGTCAGAAAGATAATTTCAGAATTTGCAATAACACTTAGAATGTAAAATACTGGTCTAGTACAGTCTTCCTTTCAATCAAATATTTGGTCAATCCCACATCCAACAAAGCCACgtgttttttcttcatgttttgtACATTAAAAACCAGATGTGAAGATGATTGTGCTTTAGTACTTGTAGATTTTGAAATTACATGCTGAAGAAGATCAGGGCTAATTATTTGCTTTAACTTTCAAATGACttctttaaactgttttttatggtcttgtttttgtgtatgtcCTTTCTTGTTTTTGACGTCCCTTTTATGATGCTTGCCTCTACGTAGTATTTAATATTTCCTTCCTGTTTTATTACTTTGCTGtcaaatttgtgttttcattctttGTTACTGTGGTTTAAAAAGGCTTTTAATTACCCGCATGCAACTGCAGGGTTTGAATCAAGGAGACCAAATGACTTTTACAAACATTATAATTCACTTCTGTACCGGCGCAATGTTTTGTACACTTGACACTAGTAGGATTATGTGACTTGATGTTTGCAGTGTCTTTGTGAAATCAACAGTGATTTAatcaacaaaaatgtttaatgctttTATTTGTAAGCAGTACAGTGATCCgtgtatgttgtgtttatggAAAGATAAGGTCAGTTACATACCATAGACTGTTACAGTCCTTTGTGCCACTGCAGAGGAAAGGTACATTCCCACTTGAATCTGTAGTAACACCAGAGAGTGCTCACTCAGCATTTCAGAAATCAAATTACATCAGTGAGCTCCATGCAGGAGCTACAGATATTTTGTATGCTGATAAAGTAGCTGCAGTATCTGTCTGAACATATGGTACAGCGAGTGTCCTCTCATCCCTGACCAAGCAGTTTTGCAGAAGTGTCATAGATAATACCCATAATTAATAGTGCCTTATATTAAAGTTGCCTATACATACACATTTTGTTACTCTTAACACCTTCCCAGTTCTTCAAATGGCCACAGCTTCCTATACACCTTACTGGTGTCTGTTTGTGATGTATTTGCTCTTTCCTATCAATGCACACAAAAAGCCCAAACTAAAGGAATTGCTTTTTTCCACAGTTAGATATGAAGATTGATATCACTCTCACACTCGACAGTAAATGTaaagctgcagccagcagctggtttggttagcttagcttagcatacacACTATACGGTACGAGACAACAGTTCTGTACTTACAGGTACACTTTTGAAGAATGTTCCCTTGAAGATACAATATTGGTCTTTAAGAGGCCAGAAGTGCACCTTTTTACTTACAGAAAGggtacaaagtgctttcaaaCAAACATAAGAACAAATTTGTACCATTTCATCCCCAGTTACCTGCAGCACTGAAAAATGTGTCACTCAGTTGCTCCAAAGTTAGCATCAATGAATCTCAGTACAAACTGTAAACAGTGTTAGCTGTGGTTAGCTGGGTAAATTGAATGACTGACAGTGTATTTCAACCaagtttttatatacagtccatGTGTGGTAGTCTaaatcttgttttctttcttttttacgTAATATGACACGCTTTTTGAAAATTCTTAttgcttcaatacaaaatacaCATATTCAGTATGGGTACATTAATGGACAACTGGCCTGGGGAGTACagtaaagaaagaagaagacatacAAATATTTTGTGTAAATTAGCTCGAAATAATTGCTGTAATAATGTGAGAAACGTCATCACCAGGCTTGCTCCCTGACCCCGCCCACTCTAAGTTAATGACCAGTTTGCCGCTCAAACTCCGCTGAGCAGGACAGGAGATTTTCAGTAGCAAAGTGCAAGATAGCTAGCTAACTACTAGCAATGTCACTCAGGGGTCTGTAAACTAGTGTTATTTTTGtcagcctttttaaaatttagtgatcgtcttagtcctgtgtcaaatATCCTGGTCTTTTTTAATCAAGTTTTAGTTGACAAAAAGTCTGGGTAAGTCATTTTCGTAGTAATCTTGTCTTCTTTGTCTAAAATTTCAGTGcttctgtatatatataataatagctttttcatttatatttcagACAATGACATGGATGGAGAGACAATGGGTTGAGGACTAACAGAAAGCATGATTGGGTATCTTTTCGACAGTTCTTTCAAAAAGCAATTAAAATGCAGACTTCACACTCCGCTACAAGGAGGTCACCCTTAATTTGGAAGCAGAACAACAAACTTGTGATGCTCATGTGTCCCCAGAAAAACCAGAGGTAAGAATGTAATGTGCTactttttcatcttttctttgtTGCAATGAGGTGTCATTTCCATTCCACAATTCCACAAAGTTATCCAGAGCTGATTAGATGCCAAAGAACCGGTCAAAAAGGAACAAAAGTACCGCGACAAAATAATTGGGACCCtgtatgaaatgctgtcaaagtGTACAATGTAAGTGTTCTTTTCCAAATATCAAACCAAATATATGCATGCTTTAAGAAAAGGATTTGTTAATtctcaattgacccttcgctgaGCCACACCCTGAATATGCAGCAGTATAggtctcgctctaactgaggtccgacactttcatggctgcgctccattgactcgtaTGCAAAAGGAGTAGTTATGATggcaagatatggtcaaacactgttcctgggaCACTTATTAGTAGTACTGTAACAGTCGCTATCCAGACAGGTTGAAAGGAGAAATACGATTTATTCTccttccaaaacctaaaacaaatccagaaaaatgtaggttGTGGATTGTTTCTTACATAATGTTAGTTAAGAtaatgctagctaacttactactgaatgtaatgctATAAAGCCCtagtgtttttgctttttaatgattgtaatagtgaatagagacctacccagctttacaggaacagtgttaatccttaatattgttgtcctttgtctcaatcgtcaggTGATGCGGCCGTTCACTTTTACTCAGTGATCGGTGGGCTTGATTCATTTCACATccgtttgacagcctgaatacaaccttcaa
This genomic window from Micropterus dolomieu isolate WLL.071019.BEF.003 ecotype Adirondacks linkage group LG05, ASM2129224v1, whole genome shotgun sequence contains:
- the LOC123971307 gene encoding gamma-aminobutyric acid receptor subunit gamma-3-like produces the protein MPPKLLAYVSLLSVLHTCSLTIEYEEDYEDVTVNQMLAPKSQETDATNILNNLLKEYDKKLRPDIGELLKNQRWIIFLTEEPFSRGCGGKIQTHSGSHAGQQRES